One Mangrovimonas cancribranchiae DNA segment encodes these proteins:
- a CDS encoding RNA polymerase sigma factor RpoD/SigA yields MRQLKITKQVTNRESKSLDKYLQDISKMPLITAEEEVELAQRIREGDQQALDKLTTANLRFVVSVAKQYQNQGLKLPDLINEGNAGLVKAAKRFDETRGFKFISYAVWWIRQSILQALAEQARIVRLPLNKIGSINKINKAYSHLEQAHQRPPSPEEIAKELDMTVSDVKQSMKNSGRHLSMDAPLKEGEDSSLYDVVKSGESPNPDKELLKDSLNVEVNRALDTLSQREADVIRLYYGISNEQPMSLEEIGETFGLTRERVRQIKEKGIRRLRHSSKNKILKTYLG; encoded by the coding sequence ATGAGGCAGTTAAAAATTACCAAGCAGGTTACCAACAGAGAATCTAAGTCACTTGACAAGTATCTTCAAGATATAAGTAAAATGCCCCTAATTACAGCTGAAGAAGAAGTTGAGTTAGCACAACGTATTCGCGAGGGAGACCAACAAGCCTTGGATAAATTAACAACAGCCAACTTACGTTTTGTGGTTTCTGTAGCCAAACAATATCAAAATCAAGGATTAAAATTACCCGATTTAATTAACGAAGGAAATGCAGGTTTGGTTAAAGCTGCTAAAAGATTTGATGAAACACGCGGGTTTAAATTTATATCTTATGCCGTTTGGTGGATTCGTCAATCCATTTTACAAGCATTAGCAGAACAAGCTAGAATTGTTCGTTTACCATTAAATAAAATTGGGTCCATAAATAAAATCAACAAAGCGTATTCTCATTTAGAACAAGCACACCAAAGACCACCAAGTCCAGAAGAAATTGCTAAAGAACTTGACATGACTGTTAGCGATGTAAAACAGTCTATGAAAAATTCAGGCAGACATTTATCTATGGACGCCCCATTAAAAGAAGGTGAAGACTCTAGTTTATACGACGTTGTAAAATCTGGCGAATCTCCTAATCCAGACAAAGAGTTATTAAAAGACTCTTTAAATGTTGAAGTAAATCGCGCTTTAGACACCTTATCACAACGCGAAGCCGATGTTATTCGTTTATACTACGGTATAAGTAACGAACAACCTATGAGTTTAGAAGAAATAGGAGAAACATTTGGATTAACAAGAGAGCGTGTAAGACAAATTAAAGAAAAAGGAATTCGTAGATTACGACACAGTTCAAAAAACAAAATATTAAAAACTTACTTAGGATAA
- the rpsU gene encoding 30S ribosomal protein S21: MIKIEVKEGEKIERALKRYKRKHRNVKIMQQVRENQYYTKKSVERRKEIQKASYIQSIRDEEAI; encoded by the coding sequence ATGATAAAAATTGAAGTAAAAGAAGGCGAAAAAATTGAACGCGCATTAAAACGTTACAAGCGTAAGCACCGTAATGTTAAAATCATGCAACAAGTTCGTGAAAACCAATATTACACTAAAAAATCTGTTGAAAGAAGAAAAGAAATTCAAAAGGCCTCTTACATTCAGTCTATTAGAGACGAAGAAGCCATTTAA